The following coding sequences lie in one Arcobacter sp. F2176 genomic window:
- a CDS encoding ABC transporter ATP-binding protein, whose translation MRSYFNKISLLLSETGKRSLVFMFFFSIIVSLIETIGIAIIMPFVSVASDFEKIHTNKYIEIIYNFFNFTSEINFVIGFGVGLIFFYIIRSALNLTYFYFLSKFSKGIYYTLSVKLLKNFLQRSYRDYIEENSSNLSKTIINEALNFTMVLSSILFILSELFVVIFIYSFMIFMDWKITFFLTCFLLLNAFILIKTVTKKIKKEGINRESFQKNFYETLNSTFGNFKIIKLKVNIESVLGKFSITSKGFSKSNIINETLSHLPRLYLEAISFILLIFIVIYLLYTNQSNISQFMALISVFILGLYRLMPSVNRILSGYNQIVFYSRSTDILSESLLFETEKLNKNKIDFKKSIKLDDLKFGYVKNNYIINNVNLTIKKGSKIAFIGESGSGKSTLVDIIMGLYKPVEGSVLIDDIKLTNENMILWRKKIGYIPQDIYLFDGNIAQNVAFDDSFDEKKVIEVLKKAKLFDFLNKYHQGILTEVGEKGVKLSGGQKQRVAIARALYDDPEILVLDEATSALDNETEAKIMDEIYDVSENKTLIIIAHRLTTIEKCDKIYNLENGEIK comes from the coding sequence TTGAGAAGCTATTTTAATAAGATATCATTACTTTTATCAGAGACAGGGAAAAGAAGTTTAGTTTTTATGTTTTTCTTTTCTATAATTGTTTCTTTAATTGAGACGATAGGTATTGCAATAATTATGCCTTTTGTATCCGTTGCAAGTGATTTTGAAAAGATTCATACAAATAAGTATATTGAAATAATATATAACTTTTTTAATTTTACAAGTGAAATAAATTTTGTAATAGGATTTGGAGTTGGATTAATCTTCTTTTATATAATTAGAAGTGCTCTTAATTTAACGTATTTTTATTTTTTGTCTAAATTTTCAAAAGGAATTTATTATACATTATCTGTAAAATTATTAAAAAACTTTTTACAAAGAAGTTATAGAGACTACATAGAAGAAAATAGTTCAAATTTATCAAAAACAATTATAAATGAAGCATTAAATTTTACAATGGTTTTAAGTTCCATATTATTTATTTTGAGTGAGTTATTTGTTGTAATATTTATTTATTCTTTTATGATTTTCATGGATTGGAAGATAACTTTCTTTTTGACATGTTTTCTTTTGTTGAATGCTTTTATTTTGATTAAAACGGTTACAAAAAAAATCAAAAAAGAGGGTATAAATAGGGAGTCTTTTCAAAAAAACTTTTACGAAACATTAAATTCTACTTTTGGAAACTTTAAAATTATTAAGCTCAAAGTAAATATTGAATCAGTTTTAGGTAAGTTTTCTATTACCTCAAAAGGTTTTTCAAAGTCCAATATTATAAATGAAACATTAAGTCATTTACCACGATTATATTTAGAAGCTATTAGTTTTATATTATTGATTTTTATTGTTATATATTTGTTATATACTAATCAATCTAATATTTCTCAGTTTATGGCATTGATATCTGTTTTTATTTTGGGACTATATAGACTTATGCCTTCTGTAAATAGAATTTTATCGGGATATAATCAAATAGTTTTTTATAGTAGGTCTACTGATATTTTGTCTGAAAGTTTATTATTTGAAACTGAGAAATTAAATAAAAATAAAATTGATTTTAAAAAAAGTATAAAATTAGATGACTTGAAGTTTGGATATGTTAAAAACAATTATATTATTAATAATGTAAATTTGACTATAAAAAAAGGTTCTAAAATCGCATTTATTGGTGAAAGTGGTAGTGGTAAGAGTACTTTAGTTGATATAATTATGGGCTTGTATAAACCTGTAGAAGGTTCAGTTTTAATCGATGATATTAAACTTACAAATGAGAATATGATTTTGTGGAGAAAAAAAATAGGATATATACCTCAAGATATATATCTTTTTGATGGAAATATTGCACAAAATGTTGCATTTGATGATAGTTTTGATGAAAAAAAAGTTATCGAAGTTTTAAAAAAAGCAAAACTATTTGATTTTTTAAATAAATATCATCAAGGTATTTTAACTGAAGTTGGAGAGAAAGGTGTTAAATTAAGTGGTGGACAAAAACAGCGTGTAGCGATTGCAAGAGCTTTATATGATGATCCTGAAATTTTAGTGTTAGATGAAGCTACATCAGCTTTAGATAATGAAACAGAAGCTAAAATAATGGATGAAATTTATGATGTAAGTGAAAATAAGACATTAATTATTATTGCACATAGATTAACTACAATAGAAAAATGCGACAAAATTTATAATTTAGAAAATGGGGAAATAAAATGA
- the rfbF gene encoding glucose-1-phosphate cytidylyltransferase → MKVVLLAGGYGTRISEETDVKPKPMVEIGGKPILWHIMKIYSHYGFNDFVVLLGYKGYYIKEYFANYFLHQSDVTIDMQTNKMEVHNNTSEPWKVTLVDTGLDTMTGGRIKRAQHHIGDETFLLTYGDGVSDIDITKSVEFHKSHGKAVTMTAIQPEARFGNLDIDDNENIKKFIEKPKTEAGWINGGFFICEPKVFDYISDDENCVFEQEPLQNLALDGDMVAFKHSGFWQPMDTLRDNQKLNKLWKEKKAPWKVW, encoded by the coding sequence ATGAAAGTAGTATTACTTGCAGGTGGATATGGGACAAGGATATCAGAAGAAACTGATGTAAAACCAAAACCTATGGTGGAGATTGGTGGGAAACCAATACTTTGGCATATTATGAAAATATATAGCCACTATGGTTTTAATGATTTTGTAGTACTTCTTGGATATAAAGGATATTATATAAAAGAATATTTTGCAAATTATTTTCTTCATCAAAGTGATGTAACTATTGATATGCAAACAAATAAAATGGAAGTGCATAATAACACAAGTGAACCATGGAAAGTTACATTAGTAGATACAGGTCTTGATACTATGACTGGTGGAAGAATAAAAAGAGCACAACATCATATTGGAGATGAAACCTTCCTGTTAACTTATGGTGATGGTGTAAGTGATATAGATATAACTAAAAGTGTAGAATTCCATAAATCACATGGAAAAGCAGTAACAATGACAGCGATACAACCTGAAGCTAGATTTGGAAACCTTGATATTGATGATAATGAAAATATAAAAAAATTTATAGAAAAACCAAAAACTGAAGCAGGTTGGATAAATGGAGGATTCTTTATCTGTGAACCTAAAGTATTCGACTATATAAGTGATGATGAGAATTGTGTATTTGAGCAAGAACCTCTTCAAAACTTAGCATTAGACGGAGATATGGTAGCATTTAAACATAGTGGATTTTGGCAACCTATGGATACATTAAGAGATAATCAAAAACTTAATAAACTTTGGAAAGAGAAAAAAGCACCGTGGAAAGTATGGTAA
- the rfbG gene encoding CDP-glucose 4,6-dehydratase, which translates to MQNLFGGIYKNKTVLVTGHTGFKGSWLVFWLKQMGAKVIGYSLDAPTIPNHISLLNLDIISIIGDIRDLDKLNETFKIYKPDIVFHLAAQPLVRLSYDDPVNTYETNVIGTLKVFEACRKNNVKAIVNITSDKAYENKEWIWGYRENDPMGGYDPYSSSKGCADILASSYRNSYFNIKDYKKTHNTLLASCRAGNVIGGGDWAKDRLLTDIMISVSQGKKVSIRNPHATRPWQHVLEPLSGYLNIGQKLLEEKVEFSEAWNFGPSDEGSITVEEVVKNVKKYWDKIDYEINQDQNQLHEANLLKLDCSKAHIQLKWNDVWDSNSTFKKTVTWYKEFYENKQISTLSDLLSYINDAKEKKVEWTL; encoded by the coding sequence ATGCAAAACTTATTTGGTGGGATATATAAAAATAAAACAGTTTTAGTAACAGGACATACAGGTTTTAAAGGTTCTTGGCTTGTATTTTGGTTAAAGCAAATGGGCGCTAAAGTAATAGGATATTCACTTGATGCTCCTACTATTCCAAATCATATTTCACTTTTAAATCTTGATATTATTTCAATAATTGGGGATATAAGAGATTTGGATAAGTTAAATGAAACTTTTAAAATTTATAAACCAGATATAGTATTTCATCTTGCAGCTCAACCCCTTGTAAGATTATCTTACGATGATCCTGTAAATACATATGAAACAAATGTTATTGGAACTCTAAAAGTATTTGAAGCTTGTAGAAAAAATAATGTAAAAGCAATTGTAAATATAACAAGTGATAAAGCTTATGAAAATAAAGAATGGATATGGGGATATAGAGAAAATGATCCAATGGGAGGGTATGATCCATATAGCTCTTCTAAAGGGTGTGCAGATATTTTAGCTTCTTCTTATAGAAATTCATATTTTAATATTAAAGATTATAAAAAAACTCATAATACACTACTTGCATCTTGTAGAGCGGGAAATGTTATAGGTGGTGGAGATTGGGCAAAAGATAGATTGCTTACAGATATTATGATTTCTGTTTCGCAAGGTAAGAAAGTAAGCATTCGAAACCCGCATGCGACAAGACCTTGGCAACATGTATTAGAGCCTCTTAGTGGATATCTAAATATTGGACAAAAACTATTAGAAGAGAAAGTGGAATTTTCTGAAGCTTGGAATTTTGGTCCAAGTGATGAGGGGAGTATTACTGTAGAAGAAGTTGTAAAAAACGTAAAAAAATACTGGGATAAGATTGACTATGAGATAAATCAAGATCAAAATCAACTTCATGAAGCTAATCTTTTAAAATTAGATTGTAGTAAAGCACATATACAACTTAAATGGAATGATGTTTGGGATAGTAATAGTACATTTAAAAAAACGGTCACATGGTATAAAGAATTTTATGAAAATAAACAAATTTCTACATTATCAGATTTGCTGAGCTATATAAATGATGCAAAAGAAAAAAAAGTAGAGTGGACATTATGA